A region of Solanum dulcamara chromosome 7, daSolDulc1.2, whole genome shotgun sequence DNA encodes the following proteins:
- the LOC129894344 gene encoding polyadenylate-binding protein RBP45-like: MQPANSMVPQSMAAPPQQLYQHQQQPQQHWMAQQQPAAYQVPQQQSGYYYQQQQQPQYNASAAAAAQPTSSDEIRSLWIGDLQFWMDEQYIQNCFAHTGEVASVKVIRNKQSGQSEGYGFVEFISHAAAERTLQTYNGSMMPNSEQPFRLNWASLGSGEKRSDNGPEYTIFVGDLAADVTDYMLQETFRANYSSVKGAKVVTDRVTGRTKGYGFVKFADESEQLHAMTEMNGKFCSTRPMRIGPAANKKNVPGQVQASYQSTNGTQNEDDPTNTTIFVGNLDANVTDDHLRQVFGNYGQLLHVKIPIGKRCGFVQFADRSCAEEALRALSGTQLGGQTIRLSWGRSPSNKQQPQADPNQYGGYYGYSAGYDAAAAYGYAQPAQDPNLYYGGYAGYGNYPPQQQQPQ, translated from the exons ATGCAACCAGCGAATTCCATGGTTCCACAATCAATGGCGGCTCCACCGCAACAACTGTACCAACACCAGCAGCAGCCGCAACAACATTGGATGGCTCAGCAGCAGCCGGCAGCGTATCAGGTTCCGCAGCAGCAATCGGGATATTATTAccagcaacagcaacaacctCAGTACAACGCTTCGGCGGCAGCAGCAGCTCAACCGACTAGTTCCGATGAGATCCGGAGCTTGTGGATCGGAGATCTACAGTTTTGGATGGATGAACAGTACATCCAGAACTGCTTCGCTCACACTGGAGAG GTGGCCTCTGTTAAAGTTATCCGTAACAAGCAATCTGGACAATCTGAGGGTTATGGATTTGTTGAGTTTATTAGTCATGCTGCTGCTGAAAGAACCCTACAAACATATAATGGCTCCATGATGCCTAATAGTGAGCAACCCTTTAGACTCAACTGGGCATCACTCGGTTCGGGTGAAAAACGTTCTGATAATGGTCCTGAATACACAATTTTTGTTGGAGACTTGGCAGCTGATGTCACTGACTATATGCTTCAGGAGACATTCAGGGCCAACTACTCCTCAGTCAAGGGTGCAAAGGTTGTGACTGATAGGGTTACTGGGCGCACAAAGGGTTATGGGTTTGTTAAATTCGCAGATGAAAGCGAACAATTGCATGCTATGACTGAGATGAATGGCAAGTTCTGCTCCACTAGGCCAATGCGGATAGGTCCTGCAGCTAACAAGAAGAATGTACCTGGTCAGGTCCAAG CTTCATATCAAAGTACCAATGGAACTCAAAATGAGGATGACCCTACTAATACAACT ATATTCGTTGGGAATTTGGATGCCAATGTAACAGATGACCATCTAAGGCAGGTTTTCGGAAATTACGGACAGTTGCTTCATGTGAAAATACCAATAGGCAAACGTTGCGGCTTTGTTCAATTTGCTGACAG AAGCTGTGCTGAGGAAGCTCTACGAGCATTGAGTGGAACTCAGCTGGGTGGACAAACTATCCGCCTTTCATGGGGTCGTAGTCCTTCCAACAAGCAGCAG CCTCAGGCTGACCCAAACCAGTACGGTGGTTATTATGGGTATTCAGCTGGATATGATGCCGCCGCTGCCTATGGTTATGCTCAACCTGCTCAGGATCCAAATCTATATTATGGGGGTTATGCTGGGTATGGAAATTACCCTCCACAGCAGCAACAACCACAG TGA
- the LOC129895944 gene encoding UPF0051 protein ABCI8, chloroplastic-like, which translates to MASLLTNGISCFSPQSITEQPKLPKGSQFLLKSANPRNPNSRILKVKAAELSYEATIDTPGKESSVSTSNENDPLQKFLKRDYKWGFNQEIDSFSLPKGLSAETVKLISDRKNEPSWMLEFRLKSYEKFLKMKEPKWSDNKYPEISFQDICYYSEPKKKPTLNSLDEADPELIKYFEKLGIPLNERNRLANVAVDAVLDSVSIATTHRKTLEKAGVIFCSISEAIREYPDLVKKYLGRVVPPEDNFYAALNSAVFSDGSFVYIPKNTRCPMQISTYFRINAMETGQFERTVIIAEEGSFVEYLEGCTAPSYDTNQLHAAVVELYCHEGAEIKYSTVQNWYAGDEEGRGGIYNFVTKRGVCAGARSKISWTQVETGSAITWKYPSVVLEGDESVGEFYSVALTNNYQQADTGTKMIHKGKNTRSRIISKGISAGHSRNCYRGLVQVLSSADNAKNSSQCDSMLIGDTAAANTYPYIQSKSPTACIEHEATTSKIGEDQLFYFQQRGIDYEKAMAAMISGFCRDVFNELPDEFGAEVNQLMSLKLEGSVG; encoded by the exons ATGGCTTCTCTTCTTACCAATGGAATCTCATGTTTTTCTCCCCAATCCATCACTGAACAACCTAAACTACCAAAAGGGTCTCAATTTCTGCTAAAATCAGCTAACCCCAGAAACCCTAATTCAAGAATCTTGAAGGTCAAAGCTGCAGAGTTGAGCTATGAGGCAACTATTGACACCCCAGGTAAAGAATCTTCTGTTTCAACCTCAAATGAAAATGACCCACTTCAGAAATTCTTGAAAAGAGACTATAAATGGGGTTTTAATCAAGAAATAGATTCTTTTTCATTACCAAAAGGGCTTTCTGCAGAAACTGTTAAGCTTATTTCTGATAGAAAAAATGAGCCTAGTTGGATGCTTGAGTTTAGATTGAAATCATATGAGAAGTTTCTAAAAATGAAAGAGCCTAAATGGTCTGATAATAAATACCCAGAAATTAGTTTTCaagatatttgttattattCTGAACCTAAGAAGAAACCAACTTTGAATAGTCTTGATGAGGCTGATCCTGAGCTTATTAAGTATTTTGAGAAATTGGGTATTCCTTTAAATGAAAGGAATCGTTTGGCTAATGTTGCGGTTGATGCTGTTCTTGATAGTGTTTCAATTGCTACAACACATAGGAAGACTTTAGAGAAAGCTGGTGTGATTTTTTGTTCAATATCTGAGGCAATTAGGGAGTATCCTGATTTAGTTAAGAAGTATTTAGGGAGAGTTGTGCCCCCGGAAGACAACTTTTACGCGGCTCTTAATTCAGCTGTGTTTAGTGATGGATCTTTTGTGTATATACCTAAAAACACTAGGTGTCCGATGCAAATCTCGACTTATTTTAGGATAAATGCAATGGAAACTGGACAGTTTGAGAGGACTGTGATAATTGCAGAGGAAGGGAGTTTTGTGGAGTATTTAGAAGGGTGTACTGCACCTTCATATGATACTAATCAGTTACATGCTGCTGTGGTGGAGTTGTATTGCCATGAAGGTGCGGAGATTAAGTATTCCACTGTGCAGAATTGGTATGCGGGAGATGAGGAAGGTAGAGGAGGGATTTATAATTTTGTTACAAAGAGGGGAGTTTGTGCTGGGGCTAGGTCGAAGATTTCATGGACACAAGTGGAGACAGGATCAGCTATTACCTGGAAGTATCCGAGTGTTGTGTTAGAGGGTGATGAATCAGTTGGTGAGTTCTATTCTGTGGCGTTAACCAATAATTATCAGCAGGCAGATACAGGGACAAAGATGATACACAAAGGGAAGAATACAAGGAGTAGGATAATTTCAAAGGGTATTTCAGCAGGACATTCTAGGAACTGTTATCGAGGACTAGTTCAGGTGTTATCCAGTGCAGACAATGCCAAGAACTCCTCTCAGTGTGATTCAATGCTCATTGGCGATACTGCTGCTGCCAACACTTATCCATACATTCAG AGCAAAAGTCCTACTGCATGCATCGAACATGAAGCGACAACGTCAAAAATTGGTGAGGACCAGTTATTTTATTTCCAGCAGAGGGGAATAGACTACGAGAAAGCAATGGCTGCAATGATATCGGGTTTCTGCAGGGACGTTTTCAATGAACTTCCTGATGAATTTGGTGCTGAAGTGAACCAGCTAATGAGCTTGAAACTTGAAGGATCTGTTGGTTAA